From the Lemur catta isolate mLemCat1 chromosome 1, mLemCat1.pri, whole genome shotgun sequence genome, the window TGTTGAAACGTAACCCCcagtgtgacagtattaagagctGGCAAACATCATAACCAACCAGAATTAACCACCTTCAGATGCCTGGGGCAAAAGATTACAACCCAAATGTACAAAAGACTATCTAAGGCAAAAGATGGGGAGCGCTTCTCTGGCAATTTAAGACATTGAAAAGCAACCATGTATGCTGGGGAATTTGGAAAGTCACAGGAAACAGTAAGTAACTAACactaatccttctcaaactcttccaaaaaactgaagaggagggaacacttcctaactaATTTTATGAGACCATCGTTACACCAATACCAATatcaaagacatcacaagaaaactataaactaATATCTCTTATGAAGTCCTCAACAAATACCAGCAAACCCAATCcaatagcatattaaaaggattgtATACCATAGCCAAGTGGCATTTATCCCCGAAACACAACAGGGAAAATCCTGTGTTTCAACAGGGGAAAATCAATCAATACCACActaacagaacaaaggacaacaAATaaccacatgatcatttcaatagatgctggaAAGacacttgacaaaatccaatgctctttcatgataaaaaacactcaaaaactaGAGATACAAGGGAAATTCCTCAAAATGATAAGGGCATTTGTGAAAGTCATGAAACCATCATCATACTCGAGTGAAAGACAGAAAGCTTTTCCCTtaaatcagaaacaagacaaagatgcctacTTTAACCAGtgatattcaacattatactgaaagttccagccagagcaattagataagaaatagaaacaaaaggcatttaaagttgaaaggaagaaatatatcaCTATCCCTTTTCACAGATTACATGATCCTATATATGAAAATTCCAAAAAATCCACAAGAAAACTACcagatttaataaacaaattcagcaaagctaCAGGATACAAgaccaacacacaaaaatcagttgtgtttctataggTGTGCAATGAACaacccaaaaaggaaattaagaaagcaattccatttaaatagctctaaaagaataaaatatctagtaataaatttaaccaacCTGGTGAAAGACTTGCACACTGAAAACTACCAAACATTggtaaaagaaactaaagaagacctaaataaatggaaagatgctTAGTTCATGGgtagaaagactcaatattgctaaaatgccCAGTCCTACTCCAAACACTCCACAGATTTGAcacaatccctgtcaaaattccaACAACCATTTCTTCCCCCCAGAAATAGAGAAGCCAACCCTTAAATTCACATGGAATTGCAAGGAGTCCTGGATGACCAAAAcaactttgagaaagaaaaacaaagttggaagactcagtactatgcagccataaaaaggaatgaagttctgatacatgctacaaggccttgaaaacattacgctaagtgaaataagccagtcacaaaaagacaaatgtattaCTCTACTTACATGAAATCTTTAGACTAGGTGGATTCATAGAGAAGTAGATTAAAGGTTAACTGGGACTGGAGGGGAGAGGGCCTTGGGGAGTTATTGTGACatggttacagagtttctgtttggggtgatggaaaatatttagaaactctTGTGATGGCTGTACAGCAGTGTGGATGTAATTAATGCCACCGAACTGTATACTTCAGAATGGCTATAAtggcatattttatgttatatattatacatattttgccACAATATTTCTTACAAAGTATGAGATTAAAAAAACCAATCAAATCATTTTACCTGTAGCATGATGTGATTGAAAACAGTATGATTAGAATGTATGCCGAGTGAAACAAAGGGATCACTGTCTTCGCAGTTGCCGTAAGTTCCAGTTGTCTAGAAAGTGATGTAAAGTGGACCACCTGCCACAAAAATATACTCAGGTAAATAACTTATAATTCCAGTATTCATGTGTGAATTACAAAACACATTGAAACACTTTATCTCATTGAAACATGTTAAAATTCAGTTAGAGATCAAAATACATGGATTATGATTTTAGAATAGAGAAGATAATGTAAGTATGCTTCTTCCCACAAAGGTATGGTGTACTTTCCAAAGTTTTTTTCAAAATCCAAAGTTTAAAACTCTTGAATATATAGAATCTGAATTTTATACAAAACTATGAAATCTTGTCCTCATTAATAACTGTAGAAAGTGTAGCtttctctaaatttttattaCGTTGGTATCTTTTACTGTTTTAATTGCATAAATATCATTTCAAGACGGCCTGGTCTTCAAAGGCTCTTAACAGAAGCCATCTCACCTCTGCCAGGCATGTTTATAAGTATTAGTTGAGTCGTAGACCCAACAATTACTCAACATCTCTAGTATGTTCCTCACACTAAGCTAGGTGCGCTCTCTACAGCTCACTGGAAAAATGTTGAGCTAGTTACCTTCCTAACCATGGCACTTAAAAGTTGTTTTTCATCCCAATGAACTCCAAACAAGTTTGAGGGGACTCTCCCAAACCAGTGAAGCCTAACTAAAAGTAAGAATTTCAAAGTACTGGAATTTGATTAGAAAACCAAGCCCCCAAATTAAATGTGAAGCTCAATGTCCGTACTGCACAGATCTACCTGGTGGACATAGGATGTGCGTTATGGACTTGAATGTTACCAGGGATTTATGATTTGTGGCATCCTTCGGCGCTAATTTAAGAAAGTTGGATTAAGTACCAAATACAGTAGAGAACACCCAGCTTTGAGGCAAGGACCCTATCACATAGTCAGGGAGTGCCATTGTTAGTGTTCTTGGAGCAAGTCTTCCTCATCCCTCCCATCTCCGGGCCTCCCTGTAAACTCTAACCGCCAGGTACCTTGATTTTCTTTAAGTTCAGACGGTTCTTAGTGTTGTTGAATTGGTTCAGGAAATGAGTCAGCCATTGCCTGCTCTGCAGCTTGTCCTGCAGTCGCTCGGTCTTCAGGTAGTACAGCAGCCGCAGGGCTTTGGTCCCCAGGAGCAACCGGTTCCTTCCCATCCTCTTCCCCAGGGTGTTTCCTCCGAAGAAGCCGGTCAGGTAGATGGGGTGGCCTTCGTGGTGGAAGATGGGGAAGGTGACGTTTCTCAGGTCGAGCCTCCTGTTCTTCTGCCAGGTGTACAGGAGCAGGTTGGGGGGCACGCAGAGGTCCTGGTACTTGGCGCACACCTGCGTGTACGGGATCTGGGTGCCGTTAACCTGTCCCACAGACAGAGACTGCACTGCGTCGTCCAGTCTACCCACTTCCGTAAAGGTGTCTTCCTCCAGCAGCGAGTCGGCCATGCCGACCACCAGGATGGAGGCGAAACTGGCCTCGGCGCTCCTCCTGGCGGCGGAGAAGTGGTAGGAGTCGTTGGTGGTGAAGTGAGCCTGCACGGAGCACCGCTCGGCCTTGGCGGGGCCCCTGATCGGGGTGTACAGCTCCTCGAGGTCTTCCTTTTCGTCCCTGGGCAGGTAGAGCAGGCCGCTGCCGAGCGCCACCGTCAGCAGCACGGGCACCAGCAGGAAGAGCCAGGGGTGCTCGGCCACCGCCCAGCCCAGCCGCCAGAAGGCGCGGGACAGTGGCGCCTCCAGGCAGGCGGTGCAGTAGCACcggcccgcggcccggggcgtcTGGATTTCCGGCTCCCTCAGGGACAGGTCTCTCGTCCCCGACTCCCGCGACGGCTCATCCTGCAGCGTCGGCTGGTTCTCCAGCTCGATCGACGGTCGTTGCTCCAAGGCCTGCTCCGAGGCCTGCCCCGAAGGAGAGCTCTCTGGCCATTCCTGTCCCTGAGCCGACGCCGCAGGCTCCTGGGACGCGGGGCTTGCCGCGTCCAGCGCCTCCAACTCGGGCTAGGGGTCCGGCCCCACCGCCACCTCCCGCCTGCTCTTCGGAGACCGCTGGGCCTCTGGCGCCACCTGGGAGCGACTGAGCCTCATTTCCGGGAAGCACAGGCGACCTTCTCACTGGGGCCAGTGGGAGGAAAAGTAACTGCTGGCCGGAGCTGCCAATCGCCACGCACCCCACGGTTTCCTGGAGATTCCAAGGAAGTCTGTTTTAGCCGGGGCTGCTCGGGCCGAGGCCCGAGGCATCATTGGGGAGCACGTGGTTTGACCTGTCGTGGTTTGACCTGTCGCCTGACACCATCCCTGGGGCCGCAGTGGAAGACGTAACTGCTGGACCAAAAACCTCAGGGAGTCCCACCCGCATGCCAGCAGCAGTTTAGTCCCTGCCACTAGGAGATGAAAGCTGTTGGAGTGTGCCCAGACCCAGAGTGACCTTAAGCTTTGGGATGGGGGCGGTCAGTGAGGTGCTGACGGAGGGCAGGTTTGCAAGTGAGCAGCCCAaatcaaaaaatttaaaccaaagaaatggaaagtctGTGGCTCTCATGACCCAGTTAATTTAGCACACAACTAAAATGAACAGAGAAACGATGAAGTGCAAAACCACCAGATAAACCTCTCTTTGCTTCGGAATCACAATGGTAAAAGGATGTTCTTCCTGGGGAGGAATCAATCGAGATGGTGTGGATTTGGGTCTGGGCAAAGATTGTGTGGCTTCCTTAGAGGAGCTGTTATGCTGTTAATTGTTTGTGAATTAATGAGAATAAAGTgattttcttccagaaaaattaaacaaaaggatACATACTCTAccaaatatagattattttttaaaaataagttgtatGTAGTTGACTATAATAGAACCTCCTCTCCCAGGTGAGTGAGCAGATATTTCATTGTTTGAACTAAAAAGCAGTAGAAACTCCTGCAGAAATAACTAGACCGCATAGACAACTATATTTTATTGGATGTTATTTGTTCTTACAATCTCTGGCTTCTCTTCTAGAGCCTTCTTAATATCGTTCTTGGTTTGTGGTGTGTTGACATCAACTGTCATGGTTTAATGTGTACTTGTAAGAAAGCAATTTGAAAGTCAGTGAATTTAGATATTTAAGATCATACCAGAAATGTCAATCAAAGAATTGTGATTATTTCATTGAGCATGATGTACTGAACTCTACACTAGATGCCATGAGGGTCCCCACTCTTCAGGATTGTGCTCCAGCAAGGGGACAAGACACATACTCGCacgtttgttcattcattcgtcTGCTTAGTCACACATATGTCcagtcattcagcaaatgtttaattGAAAAAACTCTCCTTGGTTGGACATCCAATGATGACTATGACACAGCTCCTGTCCTTGAGGAGTTTACAGCTTAGGACAGGAAGCAGATGGAAATAACTATACTCTAAGTTGTGCCCCAAGTGTTGAGAACAAGCCCAAGTGTTAGCATGTGTGAAATTTCTATTTTGACAATATGCTACCTTAATATTCCTGGGCAGAAAGGGCCCTTTATAAAGCACGGCAGTCCTGTAAACAAAGGCTTGTCTCAGAAATTTCCGATTAGAATTTCAGCTCTGTGCTTCCCACTCGATGATCTTGAATAAGACACTTAACTGGCCACatcctagttttctcatctacactTTGAGAACGATAATTCTTCTCCCCCCAGTCTGtcatgaagactaaatgagatattGCAGATGTGGTTCAGATGTTCCAGGCCTGTGACTACAGAATAAAGTCACATTTACTCATATTCCCGTTACATGACTCTGAATCTCCAAAAGTCCCCCCCAAACAGGAAGCCCATCTCTCAGTAACTAAGCCCCGGAGGCTTTGCTCTGGAATGTTCAGGAATTGTAGGGTGCTTTCTTAACCATAAAGTTCGgctttgggttttctgttctgttccattggtctatgtctctatttttgtgccaagaCCATGCCGTTTTGGTTCCTACAGCCTTGTCGTATAGATCGAAGTCTgctaatgtgatgcctccagttttgttctttttgcttaagatgctctggctatttgggctcttttctgattccagaCAAAGCGTagacttattttttctagatctttgaaatatgacaatatggaaggaactggagaccattatcctaagtgaagtatctaaagcaGCGGTTCCCAATGTAtgttgagttgtataattatttcactatatattgcaatgtaataataatagaaataaagtacacaataaatgtaatgtgcttgaaccATCCCGAAACTACCCCATCCCCCCCAACCTCTGGTCTTCCATGGAAACAGTCACTGGtaccaaaaagtttggggaccactgatctaaagaatggaaaaacaaacaccacatgtactcacttttaaattggaactaaccgatgagcacacatgtgcatagagagaagtataactcaatggaaatcaatcggggggagggatgggagaaaatctgcctaatgggtacaatgaacactatctgggtgatggacacacttataactctgactcaagccTTACAAGAGCAATCCTTGAAACCAAAAACATTGGtatccccataatactctgaaattaaaaaaaaaaaacgttggCTTTGTAACTCTCACCTCTCCAGTGAGTTAGAAGAAAGTCTCTGGGCAAGACAGAAGCTTGGGGACATCTTTCCAATATCCcagaaagaggcagagctggtGCCTTTCCCCCCCTTCCTGTTAATGTGAAGACTGAGGTTCCGGCAGGTTTGGCcgcttgctcaagatcacatgcCTAGATTTTGGTGTATTAGGACCTAAAATCCCCAGCCTGGGGTCTTTCTATCATAATGAAATAAGGCAAATgagtaaaagaaaaggaagaagagattgTGAGGGTCTGGGGTAGGGTAATGGTGatgagtatttttgttttgttttgctaaatcAATATGTACCAAATACATTTAATAATCTTTCTTTAATCCATGAATGCAAAATAAGACTAGAATATGAATTGGTTGAATCTACATATTCAAATTGCCTCATTCAGTACCGTCACTGCTggtggaaaatgaaaatgaaaagtagtcaatacatattttttagaagtatacattattatttcaatatcacgtcccatttcttttctgtgtgaTTTTGGTAAACAGAGTTTTGCTTGTTTCTCTGCCAACTAGATTATGTGATCACGGTTTGTGTTACGCAGGAgtgaaacaagcaaaaaaatccaaagaacaaAGAACCCAGGTATTTCATCCAGTCCTAATTTTAAAGCCATTTGTCTTTCCTGATAATGTGTCagtgttttttcccctttctcatcTCTCCTAAACCTACACTGTCAGGATAGTCTCCAGAGTCCCTCAGCCCTGTTAAAttgctggagagagagagaattgtttCTTCTGTCTCTGCGCACTCCATAAGGCCACTATAAATTAAAGGGTTGATAGTTTTTAGTTAAAATACATTCAGGTTTCAATTGGCATGTGAGATTAATAATTATGAACTCTCATTAGTCCTCCCAAACCCCTGTGCCCTTTCCCTCTTATTCTCAGCAGATGaccttgcttttctctttcctgaaaaaaaaaacacagatgtCATGTGTGGGGATTTTCTCCCTCCGCTGCCCTGTCTGCA encodes:
- the LOC123641414 gene encoding patched domain-containing protein 3-like, coding for MTVDVNTPQTKNDIKKALEEKPEIPELEALDAASPASQEPAASAQGQEWPESSPSGQASEQALEQRPSIELENQPTLQDEPSRESGTRDLSLREPEIQTPRAAGRCYCTACLEAPLSRAFWRLGWAVAEHPWLFLLVPVLLTVALGSGLLYLPRDEKEDLEELYTPIRGPAKAERCSVQAHFTTNDSYHFSAARRSAEASFASILVVGMADSLLEEDTFTEVGRLDDAVQSLSVGQVNGTQIPYTQVCAKYQDLCVPPNLLLYTWQKNRRLDLRNVTFPIFHHEGHPIYLTGFFGGNTLGKRMGRNRLLLGTKALRLLYYLKTERLQDKLQSRQWLTHFLNQFNNTKNRLNLKKIKVVHFTSLSRQLELTATAKTVIPLFHSAYILIILFSITSCYRVHKIGSDVFYLFFDVSVRGQELAKLCHFADIQC